The following are from one region of the Actinopolyspora halophila DSM 43834 genome:
- a CDS encoding DUF742 domain-containing protein has product MSPPRRRDREALVRPYLITGGRAHPSGRELDLTALVRTERDTGYTELGPEHGRVVRLCSGGALSVAEIAAHLELPASVTRVIVSDLVDQGRLSTLSTEWDRHGPDRELLQEVLDGLRTLR; this is encoded by the coding sequence ATGAGCCCACCCCGGCGACGGGACCGGGAAGCCTTGGTGCGACCCTATTTGATCACCGGTGGACGGGCCCATCCGAGCGGGCGGGAGCTCGACCTCACCGCACTGGTGCGTACGGAACGGGACACCGGATACACGGAACTGGGGCCGGAGCACGGACGTGTTGTCCGTCTGTGTTCCGGAGGGGCGCTTTCGGTAGCCGAGATCGCGGCTCATCTCGAGCTTCCGGCCAGTGTGACCAGAGTGATCGTGTCCGATCTGGTCGATCAGGGTCGTTTGTCCACATTGTCCACCGAGTGGGATCGCCACGGACCTGATCGGGAACTACTGCAGGAGGTGCTTGATGGGCTTAGAACCCTCCGGTGA
- a CDS encoding roadblock/LC7 domain-containing protein, which produces MNTNTVRRPELRWMLDDVLLPEVRSAVVLARDGLVITATGEIDESDADRFAACLASLRGASAASAEFCSESSAGEPTWNQTLVELNTGYIFLIAAGAHAYMGVSTTKKVDMGPATQRFHAVVQKLGAELGTFPRSGDSDRS; this is translated from the coding sequence ATGAACACGAACACCGTTCGGCGGCCCGAGCTGCGCTGGATGCTCGACGACGTGCTGCTTCCCGAGGTGCGCAGCGCCGTGGTGTTGGCCAGGGACGGGCTGGTCATCACGGCGACCGGGGAAATCGACGAGTCCGATGCCGACCGGTTCGCGGCCTGTCTGGCCTCGTTGCGGGGGGCCTCGGCGGCTTCGGCCGAGTTCTGCTCCGAGAGCTCGGCGGGAGAACCGACGTGGAATCAGACCCTGGTCGAACTGAACACCGGTTACATCTTCCTCATCGCTGCCGGGGCCCACGCCTACATGGGGGTTTCCACGACGAAGAAGGTCGACATGGGGCCGGCCACGCAACGTTTTCACGCCGTGGTGCAGAAGCTGGGAGCCGAACTGGGAACATTTCCCCGTTCCGGGGACAGTGACCGATCATGA
- a CDS encoding ATP-binding protein, which translates to MNSSLRSGPALVIRSAGMAGVTALAVVGAVTVVRQRNRIAELTKQLGEHEAELEHLRTKRLPALADSLNGGTRTQVPGPLGDGNEHGAAESVESLVDGIEEVVRLTREHVEQASRRTLTGVLDTVRGLAAEQHMAVSEMQHRHDDANVLADLYTIDHAGSQLSRRLRGFAVLFGAWIGQQRSATPVQEILRGAQSQIRDYQRITVNPHYPEVAGSSVEELGVITRVVEPLVLVIAELLDNAARYSPPYAQVAVGVQPAHNGVAITIDDAGVGMPLEEQRRAERLLSNEHVALDEIGDPPRVGFAVVGLLAARYGLRVSVDAPPRYGGVRAVVFVPNESLTHVEREQQQQTEEPAAATGEVRESTTSSGLPKRSRRDRETTATQAPAAVPEGSDSATGLAAWQQATEANSTTAAGENEGEDSHA; encoded by the coding sequence ATGAATTCGAGTCTCCGTTCCGGTCCTGCTCTGGTGATCCGTTCGGCCGGAATGGCCGGTGTGACCGCTCTGGCGGTCGTCGGAGCGGTCACCGTGGTGCGGCAGCGGAATCGGATAGCCGAGTTGACCAAACAACTCGGTGAGCACGAAGCCGAACTCGAACATCTGCGCACCAAGCGGTTACCAGCACTCGCCGACTCCCTGAACGGGGGGACACGCACCCAGGTTCCCGGGCCGCTCGGCGACGGGAACGAACACGGCGCCGCCGAATCGGTGGAATCGCTCGTGGACGGTATCGAGGAGGTCGTGCGGCTCACTCGCGAGCACGTCGAACAGGCTTCGCGACGGACACTGACCGGGGTGCTGGACACGGTGCGCGGTTTGGCCGCCGAGCAGCACATGGCGGTCTCGGAGATGCAGCACCGGCACGACGACGCGAACGTGCTCGCCGACCTCTACACGATCGACCACGCGGGCTCTCAGCTCAGCAGGAGGCTGCGGGGTTTCGCCGTGCTGTTCGGCGCGTGGATAGGGCAGCAACGCTCGGCCACCCCTGTGCAGGAGATCCTGCGTGGGGCGCAGTCGCAGATCAGGGACTACCAGCGGATCACGGTGAATCCCCACTACCCGGAAGTCGCGGGATCCTCCGTGGAGGAGCTCGGGGTGATCACCCGTGTGGTGGAGCCCCTGGTGCTCGTCATCGCCGAACTGCTGGACAACGCCGCTCGGTACTCGCCGCCCTACGCCCAGGTGGCCGTGGGGGTGCAGCCCGCGCACAACGGAGTGGCCATCACGATCGACGACGCCGGTGTCGGTATGCCGCTCGAGGAACAGCGCCGTGCCGAACGGCTGTTGTCCAACGAACACGTCGCGCTGGACGAGATCGGGGATCCGCCCCGCGTCGGTTTCGCCGTCGTCGGGTTGTTGGCCGCGCGCTACGGACTGCGGGTTTCGGTGGACGCGCCCCCGCGGTACGGGGGAGTCCGCGCGGTCGTGTTCGTGCCCAACGAATCGTTGACCCACGTCGAGCGGGAACAGCAGCAGCAGACCGAAGAGCCGGCCGCCGCTACCGGCGAGGTCCGGGAGAGCACGACCTCGAGCGGATTGCCGAAGCGCAGTCGGCGGGACCGCGAAACCACGGCCACACAGGCCCCCGCGGCCGTCCCGGAGGGCTCCGACAGCGCGACGGGACTGGCCGCCTGGCAACAGGCCACCGAAGCCAACAGCACCACGGCCGCAGGTGAGAACGAGGGGGAGGACAGTCACGCATGA
- a CDS encoding zinc ribbon domain-containing protein → MQLRYRYRLSPAPGQRRALAQAFGNARVVFNDAVRARQTAHAAGEKFPAGSVLQKRLITDAKNTPERAWLANAQHSMLQQAIRDCDQAYKNFFDSLRGKRAGKWGTFRRLLSEKANRYGRELVIIDRWLPTSQTCSDCGRVDGAKPLSVRTWSCPCGATHDRDRNAARNILAAGRAERQNACGPDVRPHTGADGDEAGTQRSAAPAQQRITTPPPRR, encoded by the coding sequence ATGCAGCTGCGGTACCGCTACCGGCTCTCCCCCGCGCCGGGGCAGCGTCGGGCGCTGGCGCAGGCGTTCGGCAACGCCCGTGTCGTGTTCAACGACGCGGTGCGTGCCCGGCAGACCGCCCACGCGGCGGGGGAGAAGTTCCCGGCCGGTTCCGTGTTGCAGAAGCGGCTGATCACCGACGCCAAGAACACCCCGGAACGCGCGTGGCTGGCCAACGCCCAGCACAGCATGTTGCAGCAGGCCATCCGCGACTGCGACCAGGCGTACAAGAATTTCTTCGACTCGCTGAGAGGTAAACGCGCTGGCAAGTGGGGCACCTTCCGGAGACTCCTGTCCGAGAAAGCCAACCGGTACGGCCGCGAGCTGGTCATCATCGACCGGTGGCTACCCACCTCGCAGACCTGCTCAGACTGCGGCCGGGTCGACGGGGCCAAACCGCTATCGGTGCGCACCTGGTCCTGCCCGTGCGGGGCGACCCACGACCGCGACCGCAACGCCGCACGCAACATCCTCGCCGCCGGACGGGCGGAGAGACAAAACGCCTGTGGACCCGACGTAAGACCCCACACCGGAGCAGACGGGGACGAAGCAGGAACCCAGCGAAGCGCCGCACCGGCGCAGCAGAGAATCACCACCCCCCCCCCAAGGCGGTGA
- a CDS encoding SRPBCC family protein: MVEPTASARAELTVSADEAYRMVTDLDTLAAASEELESCVWLDETPVVPGIRFRGHNRNGARSWSTVATVRSAERGRCFAFDVDDGEVPVSHWQYEIHPTGSGCVVVESTWDRRPQWYTPVSAETTGETDRGAANQRNIERTLRSLRELVERD, from the coding sequence ATGGTGGAACCGACCGCGAGCGCGCGGGCCGAACTGACGGTCTCGGCCGACGAGGCCTACCGAATGGTGACCGACCTCGACACGCTCGCCGCCGCTTCGGAGGAACTGGAAAGCTGCGTCTGGCTGGACGAGACGCCGGTGGTTCCCGGGATCAGGTTCCGGGGCCACAACAGGAACGGCGCCAGGTCGTGGTCGACGGTGGCCACGGTGCGGTCGGCGGAGCGGGGAAGGTGCTTCGCCTTCGACGTCGACGACGGAGAGGTCCCCGTCTCGCACTGGCAGTACGAGATACATCCCACCGGTTCCGGTTGTGTCGTGGTCGAAAGCACCTGGGACCGACGTCCTCAGTGGTACACCCCGGTCAGCGCGGAGACCACGGGAGAGACCGACCGCGGTGCGGCGAATCAGCGCAACATCGAGCGAACACTGCGGTCGCTGCGCGAGCTCGTCGAACGGGATTGA
- a CDS encoding BCCT family transporter — translation MIRDYIRTHTNPPVFVISGIIAVAFVLWGVLAPSNVATVAGAVNSFITTNFGWFYILAATFFLIFVVVIMLSRFGTLRMGPPDSRPEYGKLAWFAMLFTAGMGIGLVYFAVSEPVSHYLNPPTGPGSTEEAVPEAMNLTLFHWGLHPWAIYIVLGLSLGYFAFRKGLPLRPAAAFYPLIGNRIYGWIGHVIDILAVFGTLFGLGTSLGIGGQQVGAGLQTLFGIENTAGLQVVVILAITAIAVVSVLLGIDKGIRNLSLINLWLAFALMVFVFVAASSRDIVNALATNIGTYLQNLPLTSFETYPNSPQGQDWQSSWTLFYWGWWISWSPFVGMFLARISYGRTIRQFIGGALFAPVGASIVWLTVFGDAALQRLRANPANPLAEASSDTAMFVLFNQLPVLGIITTVASVIAIIVVVLFFATSSDSGSLVVDILTNGGDPHPRWQQRLFWAVMEGVIAAVLLAAGAVSGTDALSALQTASLVAGLPFCIVLLLMCIGLSKGLNEERPMVARPEEPSPLVGLREATVRHSVRQRAQEEERGESSSGGTKRSER, via the coding sequence GTGATTCGAGACTACATCAGGACGCATACAAATCCCCCGGTGTTCGTCATCTCGGGGATCATAGCGGTGGCCTTCGTGCTGTGGGGGGTGCTGGCTCCGTCCAATGTCGCGACGGTGGCCGGGGCCGTCAACAGCTTCATCACCACGAACTTCGGCTGGTTCTACATACTGGCGGCCACCTTTTTCCTCATCTTCGTCGTAGTTATCATGCTGAGCCGCTTCGGCACCCTCCGCATGGGACCACCCGACTCGAGACCCGAGTACGGCAAGTTGGCCTGGTTCGCCATGTTGTTCACCGCCGGAATGGGAATCGGTCTGGTCTACTTCGCAGTGAGCGAACCCGTTTCGCACTACCTCAACCCGCCCACCGGCCCGGGAAGTACCGAGGAAGCCGTTCCCGAAGCGATGAACCTCACGCTCTTCCACTGGGGACTGCACCCGTGGGCGATCTACATCGTGCTCGGGCTCTCGTTGGGCTACTTCGCGTTCCGCAAGGGACTGCCGCTACGCCCGGCCGCCGCGTTCTACCCGTTGATCGGAAACCGCATCTACGGCTGGATCGGCCACGTGATCGATATCCTCGCGGTGTTCGGCACCCTGTTCGGCTTGGGCACCTCGCTGGGTATCGGCGGCCAGCAGGTCGGAGCCGGGCTGCAGACCCTGTTCGGGATCGAGAACACGGCCGGGCTGCAGGTGGTCGTGATCCTGGCCATCACGGCGATCGCCGTCGTGTCGGTGCTGCTGGGGATCGACAAGGGGATCCGCAACCTTTCCCTGATCAACCTCTGGCTCGCCTTCGCCCTGATGGTGTTCGTCTTCGTGGCCGCCTCCTCGCGGGACATCGTCAACGCGCTGGCCACGAACATCGGAACCTACCTGCAGAACCTGCCACTGACGAGTTTCGAGACCTATCCCAACAGCCCACAGGGGCAGGACTGGCAGAGCAGCTGGACCCTGTTCTACTGGGGCTGGTGGATCTCCTGGTCACCGTTCGTCGGGATGTTCTTGGCCAGGATCTCCTACGGTCGCACCATCCGGCAGTTCATCGGGGGCGCACTGTTCGCCCCCGTCGGTGCCTCCATCGTGTGGTTGACCGTGTTCGGGGACGCGGCGCTGCAGCGGCTCCGGGCCAACCCGGCCAACCCGCTCGCCGAGGCCAGCTCCGACACGGCGATGTTCGTGCTGTTCAACCAGCTTCCCGTTCTCGGGATCATCACCACGGTCGCCTCGGTGATCGCGATCATCGTGGTGGTGCTGTTCTTCGCCACGTCCTCGGACTCCGGTTCGCTGGTGGTCGACATACTCACCAACGGCGGCGATCCCCACCCGCGGTGGCAGCAACGTCTGTTCTGGGCCGTCATGGAAGGTGTGATCGCCGCGGTGCTCCTCGCGGCGGGAGCGGTCAGCGGGACGGACGCGTTGAGCGCGCTGCAGACCGCTTCGCTCGTGGCGGGACTACCGTTCTGCATCGTGCTGCTGCTGATGTGCATCGGACTGAGCAAGGGGCTCAACGAGGAACGCCCCATGGTGGCCCGCCCCGAGGAACCCAGCCCGTTGGTGGGGCTGCGGGAGGCGACGGTTCGACACTCCGTCCGACAGCGCGCCCAGGAGGAGGAGCGAGGCGAGTCGAGCTCCGGGGGAACGAAGCGTTCGGAGCGGTGA
- a CDS encoding arabinan endo-1,5-alpha-L-arabinosidase, with translation MRGHPARMAGVLGAVLMSVSWAVPAVAADYPMPGRVTGDLAAHDPSMVRRDSGYLLTSTHGGIETRTSTDRIHFERNGSAFGTVPEWVHEYNSSGDVWAPDISFHAGRYWMYYSASSFGSNHSAIGLATSTSGDPGTWQDEGIVYSTDSGDDHNAIDPNLLVDDSGRWWLSFGSFWSGIRMIRLDSDTGKRHGADGTLYHLANGPAGSHAVEAPAIVRHGGHYYLFVSFGQCCQGTDSTYRVMVGRASSPTGPYTDRSGTPMLENGGTEVLGSHDNVIGPGGQSVLEDGSDDLLVYHYYDADQQGATRLGINTLEWDEQGWPRVV, from the coding sequence ATGCGTGGACATCCGGCTCGAATGGCAGGAGTGCTCGGAGCCGTGCTGATGTCGGTGAGTTGGGCGGTTCCCGCCGTCGCCGCCGACTATCCGATGCCGGGACGTGTGACGGGGGATCTGGCCGCGCACGATCCCTCCATGGTGCGCAGGGACTCCGGCTACCTGCTTACCTCCACGCACGGGGGGATCGAGACGCGCACCTCGACCGATCGAATCCATTTCGAACGGAACGGTTCGGCTTTCGGCACCGTTCCCGAATGGGTGCACGAATACAATTCGTCCGGGGACGTCTGGGCTCCGGACATCTCCTTCCACGCGGGCAGATACTGGATGTACTACTCGGCGTCCTCGTTCGGTTCGAACCACTCCGCGATCGGATTGGCCACCAGTACCTCCGGTGACCCGGGGACCTGGCAGGACGAGGGGATCGTGTACTCCACGGACAGCGGGGACGACCACAACGCCATCGACCCCAATCTGCTGGTCGACGATTCGGGGCGGTGGTGGTTGTCGTTCGGCTCCTTCTGGAGCGGGATCCGCATGATCAGACTGGATTCCGACACCGGTAAGCGGCACGGTGCGGACGGCACGCTGTACCACCTGGCCAACGGCCCCGCCGGATCGCACGCCGTTGAGGCCCCGGCGATCGTCCGGCACGGCGGTCACTACTACCTGTTCGTCTCCTTCGGCCAGTGCTGTCAGGGAACCGACAGCACCTACCGGGTGATGGTGGGACGGGCCAGCAGTCCGACGGGGCCGTACACGGACCGCTCGGGTACGCCGATGCTGGAGAACGGGGGGACCGAGGTGCTGGGCAGTCACGACAACGTGATCGGTCCGGGCGGGCAGAGCGTTCTCGAGGACGGTTCCGACGATCTGCTCGTCTACCATTACTACGACGCCGACCAGCAGGGAGCCACCAGGCTGGGAATCAACACCCTGGAGTGGGACGAGCAGGGCTGGCCTCGGGTGGTGTGA
- a CDS encoding VOC family protein — MITTDFVVGSPCWIDIAATDVSAAVDFYRSVFDWEYEQLDEQGEYGFFRLGGRKVAGIGSLTEEDARAAWMIYFRTDDVDEMSQTVRQLGGTVRREPFDDDQARMAQFSDPLGARFAVWQPKDSQGVEKTDEPGALNWIELYTTHVAAAKEFYVNLFGWQTEDMPLPSGSSTYSLITPSGGSQERMIGGMMQLTPEQLALTDGLPYWHPVFAVQDCDATMSRVVSSGGSVQMGPENAAGVGRMAVCLDLTRSDFVVLESVAD; from the coding sequence ATGATCACCACTGATTTCGTCGTCGGCTCCCCGTGCTGGATCGATATCGCCGCCACGGACGTGTCCGCGGCCGTCGATTTCTACCGTTCGGTGTTCGACTGGGAGTACGAGCAGTTGGATGAGCAGGGGGAGTACGGTTTCTTCCGGCTCGGGGGGAGGAAGGTCGCCGGGATCGGCAGCCTCACCGAGGAAGATGCCCGTGCGGCGTGGATGATCTACTTCAGAACCGACGACGTCGACGAGATGAGCCAAACCGTCCGCCAGCTGGGTGGGACCGTGCGTCGTGAACCGTTTGACGACGATCAGGCTCGTATGGCCCAGTTCAGCGATCCGCTCGGGGCTCGGTTCGCAGTGTGGCAGCCGAAGGACTCCCAGGGGGTGGAGAAGACGGACGAGCCGGGGGCGTTGAACTGGATCGAGCTCTACACGACCCACGTGGCCGCGGCCAAGGAGTTCTACGTCAATCTGTTCGGCTGGCAGACGGAGGACATGCCCCTGCCCAGCGGGTCGAGCACCTATTCGTTGATCACCCCGAGCGGAGGCTCCCAGGAACGCATGATCGGGGGGATGATGCAGCTCACTCCGGAGCAGCTCGCTCTGACCGATGGACTGCCTTACTGGCATCCGGTGTTCGCGGTGCAGGACTGCGACGCGACCATGTCGCGGGTCGTCTCGAGTGGGGGCAGTGTGCAGATGGGGCCGGAGAACGCGGCGGGCGTGGGACGGATGGCCGTCTGCCTGGATCTCACCCGGAGCGATTTCGTCGTGCTGGAGTCCGTGGCCGACTGA
- a CDS encoding DUF2267 domain-containing protein produces the protein MVAQYQEFVDGVVARGELDSAEEARAGTVRVVEALAERVGERERELLAERLPGKIRDSIRWDERSGHGEPETFLEDVAARSGRQAEHTRYLVMAVLSELTSQDSELAEALGSRLPTEITALFSAPGGRPPPERGTAGVGDRPRPLETDELERALARLDDWAGDTGRITRTVVLPGDRWPPLLRRVEAVQQELSHHAKVDRGSNDDLTFSVRTRSVDAVTELDLELARRIDEAVAQVSSGG, from the coding sequence ATGGTGGCGCAATACCAGGAGTTCGTGGACGGGGTGGTGGCTCGCGGGGAGCTGGATTCCGCCGAGGAGGCGCGTGCGGGCACCGTTCGCGTCGTCGAGGCCCTGGCCGAACGCGTGGGCGAACGGGAACGCGAGCTGTTGGCCGAGCGACTTCCGGGCAAGATCCGGGACTCGATACGTTGGGACGAGCGAAGCGGGCACGGAGAGCCGGAGACCTTTCTCGAGGACGTCGCCGCGCGGAGCGGGCGGCAGGCCGAGCACACGCGCTACCTGGTCATGGCGGTTCTTTCCGAGCTGACTTCGCAGGATTCCGAGCTGGCCGAGGCCCTGGGCAGTCGGTTGCCCACGGAGATCACGGCGCTGTTCTCCGCCCCCGGTGGGCGACCTCCGCCGGAACGGGGGACGGCCGGTGTCGGTGATCGCCCCAGACCGCTCGAGACGGACGAGTTGGAGCGGGCGTTGGCGAGGTTGGACGACTGGGCCGGGGACACCGGGCGGATCACTCGGACGGTCGTACTCCCCGGCGACAGGTGGCCTCCGTTGCTGCGGCGCGTGGAAGCCGTCCAGCAGGAGCTGAGTCATCACGCCAAGGTGGACCGGGGCAGTAATGACGATCTGACCTTCTCGGTGCGCACCCGCTCGGTCGATGCGGTGACCGAACTGGACCTGGAACTGGCCCGGCGCATCGATGAAGCGGTCGCGCAGGTCTCGTCCGGTGGATGA
- a CDS encoding GntR family transcriptional regulator, giving the protein MPENRTRRRPSVDLYERIVEGIRSGEYPPGSTLPSEPTLAAELGVSRPALREALILLQEDGVITVRRGVGRTVSTSTPRKGFERLTPVENLFPGRTRVRALTRSFEEPTDFVLQHLPVPANSEIGFWESVIDVDDWPGCLVQEWTLPDEALARVHAALPEALETVAARRRTMLAVLSEREYDLPLRGSSGVTATVLGKQRGEVFERPPDTPVVLITQVVSAENTPLLVGKYVLPSGAPAVPLLQSR; this is encoded by the coding sequence GTGCCGGAGAACCGAACGCGACGCAGACCGTCGGTGGATCTCTACGAACGCATCGTCGAGGGCATCCGCTCCGGGGAGTACCCACCCGGCTCGACGCTGCCTTCCGAACCCACGCTCGCCGCTGAGCTGGGGGTCAGCCGCCCCGCGCTGCGGGAGGCCCTGATCCTGCTGCAGGAGGACGGGGTCATCACGGTGCGCCGCGGAGTCGGTCGGACGGTGAGCACCAGCACCCCGCGCAAGGGGTTCGAACGCCTGACCCCGGTCGAGAACCTGTTCCCGGGGCGGACGCGGGTGCGTGCGCTCACCCGCTCCTTCGAGGAACCGACCGATTTCGTGCTGCAACACCTGCCCGTCCCCGCGAACAGCGAGATCGGGTTCTGGGAGAGCGTCATCGACGTGGACGACTGGCCGGGCTGCTTGGTCCAGGAGTGGACCCTGCCGGACGAGGCCCTCGCCCGCGTCCACGCGGCGTTGCCGGAAGCGTTGGAAACGGTCGCCGCGCGGCGGCGAACCATGCTTGCCGTGCTGAGCGAACGCGAGTACGACCTGCCGCTGCGTGGGTCGAGCGGTGTGACGGCCACCGTGCTCGGAAAGCAGCGCGGAGAGGTCTTCGAGCGCCCCCCGGACACTCCGGTGGTGTTGATCACTCAGGTGGTCAGCGCGGAGAACACCCCGTTACTCGTCGGGAAGTACGTGCTCCCGAGCGGTGCTCCCGCGGTGCCGTTGTTGCAGTCCCGCTGA